Proteins encoded within one genomic window of Tidjanibacter massiliensis:
- the feoB gene encoding ferrous iron transport protein B, translating to MRLSDLKTGQSAVILKVLGHGGFRRRIMEMGFVRGKRVEVLQNAPLKDPIKYKVMEYEVSLRRSEAQMIEVITEEEARDMALQAESIRGTSAAEAMERAVDRSRKRINVALVGNPNSGKTSLFNIASGSHEHVGNYSGVTVGAKLGHMRYKGYEFNIYDLPGTYALSAYTPEEVYVRRQLFEHTPDVVVNVVTASNLERNLYLTTELIDINLRMVVALNMYDELQNDKAELDYRLLGELLGVPMVPTVSKTGKGIDELFDTVIALYEDNGQDTLSHHIHINHGACIEESVGRLAAGMKKDSSLANYHTRYLALKMLERDREVERLLSSRAGYAEWVGLRDREVERIEKELGEDIETAIANEKYGFIAGALKETYTPGTHEKEKTTNIIDTIVTHKVWGYPIFFFIMWVMFEATFVLGAYPMEWIEHGVGALGAWLGRIMADGPLKDLVVDGIIGGVGGVIVFLPNILILYLFISLMEDSGYMARAAFIMDKIMHKIGLHGKSFIPLVMGFGCNVPAIMATRTIESRSSRLITILINPFMSCSARLPVFVLLAGVFFPAHAGTVLFCLYLLGIVVAVITAKLLRRFLFRRDDTPFVMELPPYRVPTSRSVLRHMWERAAMYLRKMGGLILVASVCVWFLSYFPRHDDPVIQQEDSYIGRVGRFTEPLVEPLGLNWKASVALLTGAVAKEVTVSTLGVLYAGTDDDGDTAVLSQRLTEVNPQTGVSDFNKANALSFLVFVLLYFPCLASLVAIKQEAGGWKWAAFSFVYNTVVAWIIAFVVYHIAVLLI from the coding sequence ATGCGTCTTTCCGACTTGAAGACAGGGCAGAGCGCCGTTATTCTCAAGGTGCTCGGCCATGGGGGATTCCGGCGCCGCATCATGGAGATGGGATTCGTGCGGGGCAAGCGGGTGGAGGTTTTGCAAAACGCTCCGCTGAAAGACCCTATCAAGTACAAGGTGATGGAGTACGAGGTTTCGCTGCGTCGCAGCGAAGCCCAGATGATAGAGGTGATTACGGAAGAAGAGGCCCGGGATATGGCGTTGCAGGCGGAAAGTATCCGCGGCACGTCTGCGGCCGAGGCGATGGAGCGGGCAGTGGACCGTTCCCGAAAGCGGATAAACGTGGCGTTGGTGGGCAATCCCAATAGCGGAAAGACCTCGCTGTTCAATATCGCGTCGGGCAGTCACGAACATGTGGGGAATTACAGCGGTGTCACCGTAGGCGCCAAACTGGGGCACATGCGTTACAAGGGATATGAGTTCAATATATACGACCTGCCCGGAACTTACGCGCTGTCGGCCTATACGCCGGAGGAGGTGTATGTCAGGCGCCAGCTTTTCGAACATACGCCGGATGTGGTGGTGAACGTCGTTACGGCTTCGAACCTCGAACGCAACCTCTACCTTACTACGGAATTGATTGATATCAACCTGCGGATGGTCGTGGCACTCAACATGTACGACGAACTGCAGAACGACAAGGCGGAGCTGGATTACCGGCTGCTCGGCGAACTGCTCGGCGTTCCGATGGTGCCGACCGTTTCGAAGACGGGCAAAGGTATCGACGAATTGTTCGATACGGTGATAGCGTTGTATGAAGACAACGGTCAGGACACCCTCTCGCACCATATACACATCAATCACGGGGCCTGTATCGAGGAGAGTGTCGGACGTCTCGCGGCCGGAATGAAGAAAGACTCCTCGCTGGCGAACTATCACACCCGCTACCTTGCGTTGAAGATGTTGGAACGTGACCGGGAGGTTGAGAGGCTGCTGTCGTCACGGGCCGGTTACGCCGAGTGGGTCGGTTTGCGCGACCGGGAGGTGGAACGTATCGAGAAAGAGCTGGGAGAGGACATCGAGACGGCCATCGCCAATGAGAAATACGGTTTCATAGCGGGCGCCCTGAAGGAGACCTATACGCCGGGAACGCACGAAAAGGAGAAGACGACGAATATCATTGATACCATCGTCACCCATAAGGTGTGGGGATATCCGATATTTTTCTTCATCATGTGGGTGATGTTCGAGGCGACATTCGTGCTCGGCGCATACCCGATGGAGTGGATAGAGCATGGTGTCGGTGCGTTGGGAGCATGGCTGGGGAGGATTATGGCCGACGGCCCGCTGAAAGACCTCGTCGTGGACGGCATCATAGGCGGTGTGGGGGGAGTTATCGTCTTTCTGCCCAATATCCTTATCCTCTATCTGTTCATATCCCTCATGGAGGATTCCGGCTATATGGCCCGTGCGGCATTCATTATGGACAAGATAATGCACAAGATAGGCCTGCACGGCAAGTCGTTCATTCCGCTCGTCATGGGCTTCGGATGCAACGTACCGGCCATTATGGCCACGCGTACCATCGAGAGCAGAAGCAGCCGGTTGATTACCATTCTGATAAACCCCTTCATGTCGTGCAGCGCACGGCTGCCGGTCTTTGTGCTGTTGGCCGGCGTCTTCTTCCCGGCCCATGCCGGTACGGTGCTGTTCTGCCTTTATCTGTTGGGTATCGTAGTGGCTGTCATTACGGCGAAATTGCTGCGAAGATTCCTTTTCCGGAGAGATGATACGCCTTTCGTCATGGAATTGCCGCCTTACCGGGTTCCTACGTCGCGGAGCGTCCTGCGGCACATGTGGGAGCGGGCAGCCATGTACCTTCGGAAAATGGGCGGTCTTATCCTCGTGGCCTCCGTTTGTGTCTGGTTCCTGAGTTATTTTCCGCGTCATGACGACCCTGTGATACAGCAGGAGGATTCCTATATTGGTCGAGTAGGACGGTTCACCGAACCCCTCGTCGAACCGCTGGGACTCAATTGGAAAGCCAGCGTGGCGCTGCTGACGGGGGCTGTCGCCAAAGAGGTGACGGTGAGTACGCTCGGCGTGCTGTATGCCGGTACGGACGATGACGGCGATACGGCGGTGCTGTCACAGCGGTTGACCGAGGTGAATCCCCAAACCGGCGTATCCGATTTCAACAAGGCCAACGCCCTGTCGTTCCTTGTTTTCGTATTGCTCTATTTCCCCTGCCTCGCATCGCTCGTAGCGATAAAGCAGGAGGCCGGAGGATGGAAATGGGCGGCGTTCTCGTTCGTGTACAATACGGTGGTGGCGTGGATAATCGCCTTTGTCGTGTATCATATAGCGGTATTGTTGATATAG
- the alaS gene encoding alanine--tRNA ligase, whose translation MESNRIRETFLDFFRSKQHTIVPSAPMVVKNDPTLMFTNAGMNQFKDIFLGNSPAKYPRVADAQKCLRVSGKHNDLDEVGHDTYHHTMFEMLGNWSFGDYFKKEAIEWAWELLTKVYGLPEDRFYATVFEGSEEDGVAFDSEAYAYWKRFFPEERILRGNKKDNFWEMGDTGPCGPCSEIHFDLRSDEERAAKPGRELVNRDHPQVIEIWNLVFMQYNRKANGTLEELPHRHVDTGMGFERLCMIMQGKQSNYDTDVFQPLIRKIAGMAGKRYGDDPRSDVAMRVVADHLRAIAFSIADGQLPSNVKAGYVIRRILRRAVRYGYTYLGFNEPFICRLVDTLAEQMGGQYPELVAQKGLIVSVIQEEESAFLRTLSTGINLLDGVIRRAQADGVKEISGKDAFLLYDTYGFPIDLTELISREHDMGVDLAGFERELAAQKERSRNAAAVDTDDWVQVHPVEQSEFVGYDTLRAEVRIARYRRVTTKGKTFYQLVFDRTPFYGNSGGQVGDSGYIGSANERITIVDTQKDNNLTVHIAETLPENPAADFIAVVDEGRRIASANNHSATHLLHRALRTLLGTHVEQKGSLVSPDYLRFDFSHFQKVTPEQIREVERMVNAMIRANYPLEENRNSTIDEARKQGAMMLFGEKYGEVVRTVRFGDSIELCGGTHASATGNIGYFRILSESAISAGVRRIEAVTGAKAEEFVYVMQDTLQGIQQLVNTPSVMQAVRKMFEDNAELHQKLEALIKEKIASFVETMGSELAVSSDEVTVRVAEVPFAGEHLRDVAFMLRPRLRNVAMVLGTKADGKVNLAVVLGDDVVARGLNASEIVREAAREIQGGGGGQPFFAMAGGKRPEGLDRAMEAAERLINTKLGR comes from the coding sequence ATGGAATCGAACAGGATAAGGGAGACCTTTCTGGATTTTTTCAGAAGCAAGCAGCATACCATCGTACCTTCGGCACCGATGGTCGTAAAGAACGATCCGACGCTGATGTTTACCAACGCCGGCATGAACCAGTTCAAGGATATTTTCCTCGGCAACAGCCCTGCCAAATACCCCCGTGTGGCGGATGCGCAGAAGTGTCTTCGCGTATCGGGCAAGCACAACGACCTCGATGAAGTGGGGCATGACACCTATCATCACACCATGTTCGAGATGCTCGGCAACTGGTCGTTCGGCGACTATTTCAAGAAAGAGGCTATCGAGTGGGCGTGGGAGCTGCTGACGAAGGTGTACGGGCTGCCCGAAGACCGGTTCTATGCGACGGTATTCGAAGGAAGCGAGGAGGACGGTGTGGCGTTCGACAGCGAGGCGTATGCGTATTGGAAACGTTTCTTTCCCGAAGAGCGGATTTTGCGCGGCAATAAAAAGGATAATTTCTGGGAGATGGGCGATACGGGTCCCTGCGGTCCCTGCAGCGAGATTCATTTCGACCTGCGTTCGGACGAAGAGCGTGCCGCGAAACCCGGACGGGAGCTGGTGAACCGCGACCATCCGCAGGTCATCGAGATATGGAATCTCGTCTTCATGCAGTACAACCGCAAGGCCAACGGTACCTTGGAAGAGCTTCCTCACCGTCATGTCGATACCGGTATGGGGTTTGAAAGGCTCTGTATGATAATGCAGGGCAAGCAGAGCAATTACGATACCGATGTGTTCCAGCCGCTTATCCGGAAGATAGCCGGGATGGCGGGCAAACGTTACGGGGACGACCCCCGCAGCGACGTGGCCATGCGTGTCGTGGCAGACCACCTGCGGGCAATCGCCTTTTCGATTGCCGACGGGCAGCTGCCGTCGAACGTGAAGGCGGGGTATGTCATCCGCCGTATCCTGCGCCGTGCGGTACGTTACGGATATACCTATCTCGGATTCAACGAGCCGTTCATCTGTCGGCTGGTGGATACCCTCGCCGAACAGATGGGAGGGCAGTATCCGGAGCTTGTCGCCCAAAAAGGGCTTATCGTAAGCGTTATCCAGGAGGAGGAGAGCGCTTTCCTTCGGACGCTTTCCACCGGCATCAATCTGCTCGACGGCGTCATCCGCCGGGCCCAGGCCGACGGTGTGAAAGAGATAAGCGGCAAGGATGCTTTCCTGCTTTACGATACGTACGGCTTTCCGATAGACCTGACCGAGCTCATTTCCCGGGAGCACGACATGGGGGTGGACCTCGCCGGGTTCGAACGGGAGTTGGCTGCACAGAAAGAGCGTTCGCGCAATGCCGCCGCGGTGGATACGGACGATTGGGTACAGGTACATCCCGTGGAACAAAGCGAGTTCGTCGGTTATGATACGCTGCGTGCCGAAGTCCGCATCGCCCGTTACCGTCGCGTGACGACCAAGGGAAAGACCTTTTATCAGCTCGTCTTCGACCGTACGCCTTTCTACGGCAATTCCGGCGGCCAGGTAGGTGACAGCGGCTACATAGGGAGTGCGAACGAACGGATTACGATAGTCGATACGCAGAAGGATAACAACCTGACGGTACATATTGCCGAGACACTGCCGGAGAATCCTGCGGCCGATTTCATCGCCGTCGTGGACGAGGGGAGGCGTATCGCTTCGGCGAACAACCATTCGGCCACACACCTGCTCCACCGTGCCCTTCGTACCCTGCTCGGTACGCATGTGGAGCAGAAAGGGTCGCTCGTGAGTCCCGATTATCTGCGGTTCGACTTTTCGCATTTCCAGAAAGTGACGCCCGAACAGATTCGGGAGGTGGAACGGATGGTGAATGCGATGATTCGTGCCAACTATCCGCTCGAAGAGAACAGGAACAGTACGATTGACGAGGCGAGAAAGCAGGGGGCGATGATGCTCTTCGGTGAGAAGTACGGCGAGGTGGTACGTACGGTACGTTTCGGCGATTCGATAGAACTGTGCGGCGGAACGCACGCTTCGGCTACCGGTAATATCGGTTATTTCCGGATTCTTTCCGAAAGTGCCATATCGGCCGGCGTGCGCCGCATCGAAGCGGTTACGGGTGCGAAGGCGGAGGAGTTCGTGTATGTCATGCAGGATACCTTGCAGGGTATCCAGCAGTTGGTGAACACGCCTTCCGTGATGCAGGCGGTCAGAAAGATGTTCGAGGATAATGCCGAGCTGCATCAGAAATTGGAGGCACTGATTAAGGAAAAGATAGCTTCGTTCGTCGAGACGATGGGGTCGGAGCTGGCCGTTTCGTCGGATGAAGTGACGGTGCGTGTGGCGGAGGTTCCCTTTGCCGGGGAACATTTGCGCGACGTGGCCTTCATGCTTCGACCGCGTCTCCGGAATGTGGCGATGGTATTGGGGACGAAGGCCGACGGCAAGGTGAATCTGGCCGTCGTTCTCGGAGACGATGTCGTGGCGCGAGGACTCAACGCATCCGAAATAGTGCGCGAGGCGGCCAGGGAGATACAGGGCGGCGGCGGCGGTCAGCCGTTCTTCGCCATGGCGGGCGGTAAACGTCCCGAAGGGCTCGACAGGGCGATGGAGGCGGCCGAACGGCTTATCAATACCAAATTGGGAAGATAA
- a CDS encoding M23 family metallopeptidase, with protein MGRQHKIFPPLEERRTVVKRRIFRLFINLFVLLGAGVLYYVVFSFFFDTPQEYSMRKSTEAMRREYEALSKRLEEVEAVLDNVEERDRNVFGILFESEPYVLDEYASSRWNRMERLLSMSNSSLGAHLLEHTALLEEGLDNLSRSFDSIRGNASALDGAADAIPAIQPVINNDLTLLTASFGMRIHPFYKSLSQHNGVDFTVPEGSRVFATADGTVTEATRRNSSTGLTVTIDHGNGYQTRYGHLSKTSVKRGQKVNRGDIIALSGNSGLSLAPHLHYEVIYNGQPVDPVNYFFMELSPAEYHRLIRIAQSGMQSFD; from the coding sequence ATGGGCAGGCAGCATAAGATATTCCCTCCGCTGGAGGAGAGGCGCACGGTCGTGAAGCGAAGGATTTTCCGTCTCTTCATCAACCTGTTCGTCCTGCTCGGTGCCGGAGTATTGTATTATGTGGTATTCTCTTTCTTCTTCGATACCCCGCAGGAGTACAGCATGCGTAAATCGACCGAAGCCATGCGGCGCGAATACGAGGCACTCTCAAAACGCCTCGAAGAGGTGGAGGCCGTACTCGACAATGTGGAGGAGCGGGACCGGAACGTCTTCGGCATCCTATTCGAATCGGAACCTTACGTTCTCGACGAATACGCCTCTTCACGCTGGAACAGGATGGAGCGACTGCTCTCGATGAGCAACAGCAGCCTCGGTGCCCATCTTTTGGAACACACGGCACTTCTCGAAGAGGGATTGGACAACCTCTCCCGCTCGTTCGACAGTATCCGCGGGAACGCATCGGCCCTCGACGGCGCGGCAGACGCCATACCGGCGATACAGCCCGTCATCAACAACGACCTCACCCTGTTGACCGCTTCGTTCGGAATGCGGATACATCCCTTTTACAAAAGCCTGTCGCAACACAATGGCGTCGACTTCACCGTACCGGAAGGTTCCCGCGTCTTTGCCACGGCAGACGGTACGGTCACGGAGGCTACCCGACGGAACTCCTCTACGGGACTGACCGTAACGATAGACCACGGCAACGGTTATCAAACCCGCTACGGACACCTCAGCAAGACATCGGTCAAGAGGGGACAGAAAGTAAACCGGGGAGACATCATCGCCCTTTCGGGCAACTCCGGACTCTCGCTCGCCCCGCACCTCCACTACGAAGTCATCTACAACGGCCAGCCTGTTGACCCCGTCAACTATTTTTTCATGGAGCTCTCTCCCGCCGAGTACCACCGGCTGATACGCATAGCACAGAGCGGCATGCAGTCGTTCGACTGA
- the gpmI gene encoding 2,3-bisphosphoglycerate-independent phosphoglycerate mutase, whose protein sequence is MAGKTVDKKVLLMILDGWGKGDHSKGDVVWSAHPEYLNALEANYPHAQLRTDGENVGLPAGQMGNSEVGHLNIGAGRVVYQDLMKINRAIADGSIAENPEIKAVFEYARSKGTRIHFMGLVSDGGVHSSLEHLFKLCDLSEAYGIPEAYVHCFMDGRDTDPHSGKGFIGALQRHIYGTNVKIASVIGRYYAMDRDKRWERVRTAYDQLVNGVGEKSTDLVASILKSYDNGVTDEFIKPIVAVDERDEAIGTIKNNDAVIFFNFRNDRAKELTIALTQEDMPAEGMHTLPLYYCTMTPYDAKFRGLHILFDKENVQNTIGEYVASLGLNQLRIAETEKYAHVTFFLNGGREEKFANEERILIPSPKVATYDLKPEMSAYEVKDALVGALSSGRFDFIALNFANGDMVGHTGVYDAITKAVKAVDECAGEVIEAAKRNGYEVVVIADHGNADNAINPDGSPNTAHSLNPVPIIVVSDRVASVADGVLADVAPTVLALMGLPQPKEMTGKALVSFK, encoded by the coding sequence ATGGCAGGCAAAACAGTAGATAAGAAAGTGTTGCTGATGATACTCGATGGATGGGGCAAAGGCGACCATTCCAAAGGGGATGTGGTGTGGAGCGCTCATCCGGAGTATCTCAATGCGCTGGAGGCGAACTATCCGCATGCGCAGCTCCGTACGGACGGCGAGAATGTCGGTCTTCCGGCCGGACAGATGGGAAATTCGGAAGTCGGACACCTGAATATAGGTGCCGGCAGGGTGGTTTATCAGGACCTTATGAAAATCAACCGTGCAATAGCGGACGGTTCCATCGCAGAAAATCCGGAGATAAAAGCCGTTTTCGAATACGCCCGCAGCAAAGGAACGAGGATTCATTTCATGGGCCTCGTGTCGGACGGAGGTGTGCACAGTTCGTTGGAGCATCTCTTTAAATTATGCGACCTGTCGGAGGCTTACGGCATACCGGAAGCGTATGTTCACTGCTTCATGGACGGACGCGATACCGACCCGCACAGCGGCAAGGGTTTCATCGGTGCGCTTCAGCGCCATATTTACGGCACGAACGTGAAAATTGCCTCGGTGATAGGCCGTTATTATGCCATGGACAGGGATAAACGTTGGGAACGTGTACGGACGGCTTACGACCAGCTCGTAAACGGGGTAGGTGAGAAATCTACCGACCTGGTGGCGAGCATTCTTAAATCCTACGACAACGGCGTGACCGACGAGTTCATCAAACCCATTGTGGCGGTGGACGAACGGGACGAGGCGATAGGTACGATAAAGAATAACGATGCGGTCATCTTCTTCAACTTCCGGAACGACCGGGCTAAGGAGCTCACCATCGCTCTGACGCAGGAGGATATGCCCGCCGAAGGAATGCATACGTTGCCTCTTTACTATTGTACGATGACGCCCTATGATGCCAAATTCCGCGGACTGCACATCCTCTTCGACAAGGAGAACGTGCAGAATACCATCGGGGAGTACGTCGCTTCGCTCGGGCTGAATCAGCTGCGTATTGCCGAAACGGAGAAATATGCCCACGTCACGTTCTTTTTGAACGGTGGCCGCGAGGAGAAGTTCGCCAATGAGGAGCGTATTCTGATTCCTTCTCCCAAGGTGGCGACCTATGACCTCAAGCCGGAGATGAGTGCCTATGAAGTGAAGGATGCGCTGGTAGGGGCTCTATCGTCGGGGCGTTTCGATTTCATCGCCCTCAATTTCGCCAATGGCGACATGGTGGGCCATACGGGCGTGTACGATGCAATAACCAAAGCGGTCAAGGCGGTGGACGAGTGTGCCGGCGAAGTGATAGAGGCTGCCAAGAGAAACGGTTACGAGGTGGTCGTCATCGCAGACCACGGCAATGCCGACAATGCGATTAACCCGGACGGTTCGCCCAATACGGCCCATTCTCTCAATCCGGTGCCGATTATCGTCGTGTCGGACAGGGTGGCGTCGGTGGCCGACGGCGTACTTGCGGATGTCGCTCCGACCGTCCTTGCGCTGATGGGACTTCCGCAGCCGAAGGAGATGACAGGAAAAGCGCTCGTTAGCTTCAAGTAA
- a CDS encoding M23 family metallopeptidase, with product MPGKEYRFNPETLTYEEVREPLRLRIYRLLRKGLVVIITVCIVNLLFSFVFHTPKMDRIARENEELLLRYALLDDRIREDAERLDAMHQRDISVYRPLFGADSLDITGIYVPYPDSVYAYLDAYPYGDRIKASWQRLDRVTRRTYLQSRSLDELQLLATDKEHMATAIPAIWPIDKRDLRNSIGAYGGRMHPIYKRYIKHDGIDLPAKIGDPVYATGNGVVQSTDIGFRNRGYGRQILIDHGFGYKTRYAHLSQIDVEPGQHVTRGEQIGRVGNTGASTGPHLHYEVIYMGHTVDPINYFRRDMDDEEFERIIRAARETTYEIFE from the coding sequence ATGCCGGGAAAGGAATACAGGTTCAATCCGGAGACGCTGACATACGAAGAGGTGCGCGAACCGCTCCGTCTGCGCATATACCGCCTGTTGCGGAAAGGACTGGTGGTAATCATCACGGTATGTATCGTCAATCTTCTTTTCTCGTTCGTCTTCCATACTCCAAAAATGGACCGCATCGCACGCGAGAATGAGGAGCTGTTGCTGCGGTACGCCCTGCTCGACGACCGTATCCGCGAAGACGCAGAGCGTCTGGATGCCATGCACCAACGGGACATCAGCGTTTACAGACCGCTCTTCGGAGCCGATTCCCTCGACATAACGGGTATCTATGTGCCTTATCCCGATTCCGTTTACGCATACCTCGATGCCTATCCCTACGGCGACCGTATAAAGGCAAGCTGGCAACGGCTCGACCGGGTGACGCGCCGCACTTACCTGCAGTCGCGCTCTCTCGACGAACTGCAGCTTCTTGCCACGGACAAAGAACACATGGCCACCGCCATCCCGGCCATATGGCCCATCGACAAACGAGACCTGCGCAACAGCATCGGTGCCTACGGAGGCCGGATGCACCCCATCTATAAAAGATACATCAAACACGACGGCATCGACCTTCCCGCAAAAATAGGCGACCCGGTCTACGCGACGGGCAACGGTGTCGTGCAGTCCACCGACATCGGTTTCCGCAATCGGGGATACGGCAGGCAGATACTTATCGACCACGGTTTCGGTTACAAGACACGCTATGCCCATCTTTCCCAGATAGACGTGGAGCCGGGGCAGCACGTCACCCGCGGCGAACAAATCGGACGCGTCGGCAACACCGGAGCCTCAACCGGCCCGCACCTCCATTACGAGGTAATCTACATGGGACACACGGTAGACCCCATCAACTACTTCCGCAGGGATATGGACGACGAGGAGTTCGAACGCATCATCCGGGCGGCACGGGAGACCACATACGAAATATTCGAATAA